In Triticum urartu cultivar G1812 chromosome 6, Tu2.1, whole genome shotgun sequence, the following proteins share a genomic window:
- the LOC125516528 gene encoding uncharacterized protein LOC125516528 yields the protein MPTNWWQKWSFLLRKGRKGFTNKTRPSIQKIYKVLALNFRIPRSDVSALFQLSNMQSLWYAALSPPPATLSRPTASLETGAYPYPDSISASPSSLLVIYPKYCSSIWASFSCGCIFACLFCLSPPPRREALCCSLSLHCRRHSASTRLCPVPDKPVVKTLEMERKLS from the exons ATGCCCACCAATTGGTGGCAGAAATGGTCTTTTTTGTTGCGAAAGGGCAGAAAGGGATTTACAAATAAAACAAGGCCAAGTATACAAAAAATATACAAGG TTCTGGCCTTGAACTTCAGAATCCCTAGGTCTGATGTTAGTGCTCTCTTCCAACTGAGCAAT ATGCAGAGCCTCTGGTACGCGGCTCTGTCGCCGCCACCTGCTACTTTAAGTCGGCCAACGGCCTCGCTGGAAACTGGGGCTTATCCATATCCCGACTCAATCTCCGCGTCGCCCTCCTCGCTG CTCGTCATTTACCCAAAATATTGTTCTTCCATTTGGGCAAGCTTTAGTTGCGGATGCATCTTTGCGTGCTTGTTCTGCTTgagcccgccgcctcgccgtgAAGCCCTCTGCTGCAGCCTCTCACTTCACTGTCGACGACACTCTGCTTCAACCCGTCTCTGTCCAGTACCGGACAAACCTGTTGTAAAG ACACTTGAGATGGAG agaaagctaagttga
- the LOC125514023 gene encoding defensin-like protein CAL1, whose protein sequence is MALSGRMAASALLLLVLLVATEMGAPTRKVAEARDCLSKSHKFKGACLSSSNCASICRTENFPGGECKLDSFARKCFCKRVC, encoded by the exons ATGGCGCTCTCTGGTCGCATGGCCGCATCCGCCCTCCTCCTTCTGGTCCTCCTCGTCGCCACAG AGATGGGGGCGCCGACGAGGAAGGTGGCGGAGGCGCGGGACTGCCTGTCCAAGAGCCACAAGTTCAAGGGCGCGTGCCTCAGCAGCAGCAACTGCGCCAGCATCTGCCGCACCGAGAACTTCCCCGGCGGCGAGTGCAAGCTCGACTCCTTCGCGCGCAAGTGCTTCTGCAAGAGGGTCTGCTAG
- the LOC125516529 gene encoding histone H4-like, whose protein sequence is PSIPIRIQRRLYAHPLLNSPSPTPSPTYSSRRHRHRHRHSSVPKSHQLLQATNHVRPRQGREGSGEGRGQAPPEGAADNIQGITKPAIRRLARRGGVKRISGLIYEETRGVLKIFLENVIRDAVTYTEHARRKTVTAMDVVYALKRQGRTLYGFGG, encoded by the coding sequence CCGTCCATTCCTATACGGATCCAACGGCGGCTGTACGCTCATCCATTGTTAAATTCCCCTTCCCCGACCCCGTCTCCCACCTACagcagccgccgccaccgccaccgccaccgccactcCTCCGTTCCCAAATCGCACCAGCTCCTCCAAGCAACCAATCATGTCCGGCCGCGGCAAGGGCGGGAAGGGTCTGGGGAAGGGCGGGGCCAAGCGCCACCGGAAGGTGCTGCGGACAACATCCAgggcatcaccaagccggcgatCCGGCGGCTGGCGCGGAGGGGCGGCGTGAAGCGCATCTCGGGGCTCATCTACGAGGAGACCCGCGGCGTGCTCAAGATCTTCCTCGAGAACGTCATCCGCGACGCCGTCACCTACACCGAGCATGCCCGCCGCAAGACCGTCACCGCCATGGACGTCGTCTACGCGCTCAAGCGACAGGGACGCACCCTCTACGGATTCGGCGGCTGA